One window of the Podospora pseudopauciseta strain CBS 411.78 chromosome 4, whole genome shotgun sequence genome contains the following:
- a CDS encoding hypothetical protein (antiSMASH:Cluster_5; SMCOG1034:cytochrome P450; COG:Q; EggNog:ENOG503P196): MEAFVLGSTQPSPNSAFSANSHNMALLNIYTTLTSFLSPTATLWLTVSLPVLGSYLLYQWLLPKPLPGIPFNTEATKSLFGDAPAMSREISVTGEFSMWLAHQVERMGEPICQVFIRPFSKPWILVGDFHEAQDILMRRTEFEKPQFLIDGLLALGDWNARYKTNDPTFRARRHLKQDLMAPNFLNSFMGPFLHSEGLKLVKLFEAKMKLADGRPFSVRSDYYHAALDTMVHYAFGGNIPDSATDPQLETISNMRSSQIPPASKDEPVVFPETPISPFLAAVHHAPDVLEKTTIAWAPKLSFWWWSQQPWFRKIFSQKEQVVPKQLDVAIRNFEAGEVKTALEHHLMREKIAAEKQGREPLLNSHIMVDEIFADMIAGHHTTGGSMGWVTKYLTGYPEAQAKLRDALYSALPEAVAEKRFPTFEELRRARIPYLEAVIEETLRLTPFSMTREATEDTEILGYKIPKGCQVFMVNAGPGYLSPSLPVNENARSPTSKAAKRRPHWDESKDLKLFEPERWLVTKEDGSVEFDAGAGPQLGFGMGIRQCWGRKLAHLEIRTIMALVVWNFELLEIPEALGGYAGFDGISRQPQKVYVRLRKVNSW, encoded by the exons ATGGAAGCATTTGTATTAGGCTCAACACAACCGTCCCCTAACAGTGCCTTCAGTGCAAACTCCCACAATATGGCTCTTCTGAACATCTATACGACGCTTACTAGCTTCCTGTCGCCAACAGCCACACTCTGGCTGACTGTTTCGCTCCCAGTCCTTGGTTCTTATTTGCTGTACCAGTGGCTGCTTCCCAAACCGCTCCCCGGCATTCCGTTCAACACGGAAGCTACAAAGTCGTTGTTCGGTGACGCACCTGCCATGAGCAGGGAAATCAGCGTCACGGGAGAGTTTAGCATGTGGCTAGCCCATCAGGTCGAACGAATGGGTGAACCCATCTGCCAAGTCTTCATCCGTCCGTTTTCCAAGCCATGGATCCTGGTGGGCGATTTCCACGAAGCTCAGGACATTTTGATGCGCCGCACCGAGTTTGAGAAGCCTCAGTTCTTGATCGACGGGCTCCTCGCTTTGGGTGATTGGAATGCGAGGTACAAGACCAACGACCCCACCTTCCGAGCCCGCCGCCACCTCAAGCAAGACTTGATGGCACCAAACTTCCTGAACAGCTTCATGGGCCCTTTTCTTCACAGCGAGGGGTTGAAGCTCGTCAAGCTTTTCGAGGCAAAGATGAAGCTTGCCGACGGGAGACCGTTTTCTGTGCGGTCGGATTACTACCACGCTGCCCTCGACACCATGGTACACTACGCCTTCGGCGGAAATATTCCAGACTCGGCAACGGACCCTCAGTTGGAGACGATATCCAACATGAGGTCCTCGCAAATCCCCCCAGCCAGCAAGGACGAGCCTGTGGTCTTTCCTGAGACTCCAATCTCGCCATTCCTCGCCGCTGTCCATCACGCACCTGATGTCTTGGAAAAGACCACAATTGCCTGGGCGCCCAAACTCAGtttctggtggtggagccAACAGCCATGGTTCCGGAAGATCTTCTCACAAAAGGAACAAGTCGTCCCCAAGCAGCTCGACGTGGCGATTCGGAATTTTGAAGCGGGCGAGGTCAAGACAGCTCTGGAGCACCATCTGATGCGGGAGAAGATTGCAGCTGAGAAACAAGGGCGTGAGCCTCTGTTGAACAGTCACATCATGGTCGATGAG ATTTTTGCAGACATGATCGCCGGTCATCATACCACAGGGGGATCAATGGGGTGGGTTACCAAGTATTTGACTGGCTACCCCGAAGCCCAGGCAAAACTCCGCGATGCACTGTACTCTGCTCTTCCAGAGGCTGTTGCAGAAAAACGCTTCCCCACCTTTGAAGAACTTCGCCGAGCGAGAATTCCTTACCTTGAGGCGGTCATCGAGGAGACGCTGCGCCTGACACCATTCAGCATGACAAGAGAGGCTACGGAAGACACCGAAATCCTGGGCTACAAGATCCCTAAAGGATGCCAGGTCTTTATGGTCAATGCCGGACCTGGATACCTCTCCCCTTCGCTGCCTGTAAACGAGAATGCTCGTAGCCCGACGTCCAAGGCGGCGAAGAGACGGCCTCATTGGGATGAGTCCAAGGATCTGAAGCTGTTTGAGCCTGAGCGCTGGCTTGTCAccaaggaggatgggagtgTGGAGTTTGATGCAGGCGCGGGACCGCAGCTGGGATTCGGCATGGGTATCAGACAATGCtgggggaggaagctggcgCATCTGGAGATTAGAACGATTATGGCGTTGGTGGTTTGGAATTTTGAGTTGTTGGAGATTCCAGAGGCTTTGGGAGGTTATGCTGGGTTTGATGGAATTTCGAGACAGCCGCAGAAGGTTTATGTCAGGTTGCGGAAGGTGAATTCCTGGTAG
- a CDS encoding hypothetical protein (antiSMASH:Cluster_5; COG:K; EggNog:ENOG503NZXG) — protein sequence MQSSQRKRVVSSCIPCYTRKQKCNRQYPCNHCSRRRRPEQCAYNPSQATLPPSPPQAQKDHLHDDEIQTDDSQQETQAERRPSASSSVQDTINWGGLKEGREPTSLAEVFGYFENSKSNTIALVRKLGADDDATGHSSEPTPVPEETAIIAQRLFASMPNRSIFDFLVRYFIAEVSWMDQLIYPPWFLSHYQKWWEMERTSTAYGIEFAVLVLRICSYASQFLPSPTCTIDSIRGVPLVDIRKSCDGVADALTPICSRLDARGSLIRVQHVAFAGLRSLCQGRTNAHWEALSCAVRVAQRIGLHVDATSGFYSPNMDELEKEMRRRTFCNLYVWDSVLSKRLDQIPFLPDALNPDTMPRMHLVLGLDDVPQADAPDLFTERVLEAQLANFWRTHGSGNATEYDPIAAEERYEKFCSEFLPEIPPVFALYPDTCDKWDARLPTLPLQRQMFHMAILESLCHNFRPALFQEVNSIQQLPAYKQILLSSHKRALAVIALNLLEGVSALHLMMGGSHTRHASLIIPTFEAAVVLLCLCSDGNFSPKAETTLRRGSTTSMTKSSDPFGVGVTDVTKDECIQAVRSALGRLQTLADMNHMAEVGARTLTRLLGKIEKISDTTISEANTLMRLDTDPIVVTDPALQLSEAWNCLQTPDYAEVEFLAENTPTTDMSVFSWF from the exons ATGCAATCAAGCCAGAGAAAACGGGTGGTTTCATCATGTATCCCTTGTTACACTAGGAAACAGAAG TGCAACCGGCAGTATCCATGTAACCATTGCAGCCGCCGTCGACGCCCCGAACAATGCGCCTACAACCCTTCTCAAGCTACATTACCACCCAGTCCACCCCAAGCCCAGAAGGACCACcttcatgatgatgaaatcCAAACAGATGATAGCCAACAGGAGACTCAGGCTGAAAGGAGGCCCTCTGCTTCATCTTCAGTCCAGGACACGATCAACTGGGGGGGTCTCAAAGAGGGGAGAGAACCGACATCCCTTGCGGAGGTTTTCGGGTATTTTGAGAATAGCAAATCCAACACGATTGCTCTGGTGAGAAAG CTAGGGGCAGATGACGATGCAACGGGGCACAGCAGCGAGCCCACACCAGTCCCAGAAGAAACGGCGATCATAGCCCAAAGGCTGTTCGCTTCGATGCCTAATCGTTCCATCTTCGACTTTCTTGTACGGTATTTCATCGCGGAGGTTAGCTG GATGGATCAGCTCATATATCCGCCTTGGTTTCTTTCACATTATCAGAAATGGTGGGAAATGGAGCGGACATCGACTGCCTACGGTATCGAGTTTGCAGTGCTGGTTCTCAGGATATGTTCCTATGCCTCTCAGTTCCTCCCTTCGCCGACCTGTACTATCGACAGCATCAGGGGAGTGCCGCTGGTTGACATCCGTAAGTCCTGTGATGGAGTGGCCGATGCACTCACACCAATCTGCTCACGCCTCGACGCACGCGGGTCTCTTATACGGGTTCAGCACGTCGCTTTTGCTGGGCTGAGGTCCCTGTGCCAGGGCCGAACAAATGCGCACTGGGAAGCGCTAAGTTGCGCTGTTCGAGTGGCACAGAGGATTGGGCTGCATGTTGATGCCACATCAGGTTTTTACAGCCCCAACATGGACGAGCTCGAAAAGGAAATGAGACGGAGGACATTTTGCAATCTTTATGTCTGGGACAGTGTGCTATCTAAACGTCTGGATCAAATCCCTTTCTTACCAGACGCACTGAACCCTGACACCATGCCTCGAATGCACCTTGTGCTTGGCCTCGACGACGTCCCTCAAGCCGATGCTCCTGACCTGTTCACCGAGCGCGTGCTCGAGGCACAGCTAGCCAACTTCTGGCGGACTCATGGTTCCGGAAACGCGACTGAATACGACCCCATTGCTGCAGAGGAACGATACGAGAAGTTCTGCAGCGAGTTTCTTCCCGAAATACCACCTGTCTTTGCTCTCTACCCTGACACATGCGACAAGTGGGATGCCCGTCTTCCAACCTTACCGTTACAGCGTCAGATGTTTCATATGGCCATCTTGGAGTCGCTTTGCCACAACTTCCGCCCTGCGCTATTTCAGGAGGTCAACTCGATTCAGCAACTCCCAGCCTACAAGCAGATATTGCTCTCATCCCACAAGCGAGCGCTGGCCGTCATAGCACTAAACTTACTTGAAGGTGTCTCTGCCCTCCATCTGATGATGGGTGGCTCGCACACACGCCATGCGAGTCTCATCATCCCAACCTTTGAGGCTGCAGTGGTCCTTTTGTGTCTCTGCTCCGACGGAAACTTCTCACCAAAAGCAGAGACCACACTCCGAAGGGGGTCCACTACCAGCATGACGAAGTCCTCAGATCCTTTCGGAGTAGGCGTCACTGACGTTACTAAGGACGAGTGCATCCAGGCTGTAAGGAGTGCGCTAGGCCGACTACAAACTCTTGCCGATATGAACCACATGGCTGAGGTGGGCGCAAGAACGCTCACACGCCTTCTTGGAAAGATAGAGAAGATCAGTGATACCACGATTAGCGAGGCCAACACACTAATGAGACTGGATACCGACCCAATCGTCGTCACTGATCCCGCACTTCAGCTGTCGGAGGCGTGGAATTGCCTACAGACGCCAGACTATGCCGAAGTAGAGTTCTTGGCTGAGAATACACCAACAACTGATATGAGTGTATTTAGTTGGTTTTGA
- a CDS encoding hypothetical protein (EggNog:ENOG503NZ12; SMCOG1005:Drug resistance transporter; SMCOG1005: EmrB/QacA; COG:U; antiSMASH:Cluster_5): protein MITTRRSLTRKSEVPISSPFVSTCHYPSPTLPHLMDDPTPANNTEIAALGNGRDMEKVEKSSPSRSSSPQQALTVEDEPQRKITGVRWAAFVISTLTAIFVYSLDNTIVANIIPVVVNDLNGVDKLPWLSVGFMIGGMATILPFGRLYTMYDSKWVYIISFVFFLAGSALCGAAPNIDAEIIGRVMAGAGGNGMYVGLQVLMSMHTTDKERPTYLSYVGGTWGVGTVCGPAVGGAFSLYNWRWGFYINLLFGAILLPTYLFVIPSANPLPNKKQSEKLALMDWVGVIISIGAMATIVMAINLGGVQFPWNSGSIVALFVVSGVLWIAFALQQSFCLFTTEHKRLFPVPMLKQKMPVLLLIACAGGSAACYMSTYWIPIYFQFSKGDSAIYTALRLLPFILALITIMPVSGHLISRWGWYKPWFVGGSALTLITAALMAHYINGGTPVGAFYVIELFLAFGIGAYAQNAFAVVQSVVAPKDAPYGLALMLVGQLTGITFGLSISGAVFINTATSGLHDALPQIPVEELSHVVAGASNQVFESLSLEQRSRALEIIVQSWNKTFICVYVAAAASLISSVFFKNTKANVNTAAVVL from the exons ATGATTACTACGCGTCGTTCCTTAACAAGGAAAAGTGAAGTCCCAATCAGCTCGCCGTTCGTTTCGACTTGTCACTATCCGTCTCCTACCCTACCACACCTCATGGACGATCCAACTCCCGCCAACAACACGGAAATTGCTGCTTTGGGTAATGGGAGGGATATGGAGAAAGTGGAGAAATCCTCCCCGTCTCGTTCCTCATCCCCTCAGCAAGCTTTGACTGTAGAAGATGAGCCGCAACGAAAAATAACCGGTGTCCGC TGGGCAGCTTTTGTTATCAGCACCTTGACGGCTATCTTCGTCTACTCGTTGGACAATACTATCGTTGCCAACATCATTCCG GTCGTTGTTAACGATCTCAACGGAGTTGACAAGCTACCATGGCTGTCCGTCGG ATTCATGATCGGGGGGATGGCAACTATCCTCCCATTCGGAAGACTTTACACAATGTATGATTCCAAATGGGTTTACATCATATCTTTTGTCTTCTTCCTTGCCGGATCGGCACTTTGCGGCGCAGCACCAAACATTGATGCTGAAATCATTGGTCGTGTCATGGCCGGTGCCGGTGGGAACGGGATGTATGTCGGTCTTCAGGTGCTCATGTCTATGCATACTACGGATAAGGAGCGTCCCACATACCTTAGCTACGT CGGAGGCACCTGGGGCGTAGGAACCGTTTGTGGTCCAGCTGTCGGAGGCGCCTTCTCGTTGTACAACTGGCGATGGGGGTTCTACATCAATCTCCTTTTCGGGGCTATCCTTCTGCCTACCTATCTCTTCGTCATCCCGTCGGCTAACCCGTTGCCGAACAAAAAGCAGTCTGAAAAGCTCGCTCTCATGGACTGGGTTGgcgtcatcatcagcattGGCGCCATGGCAACCATCGTCATGGCTATCAATCTAGGCGGAGTGCAATTCCCCTGGAACAGTGGCTCGATCGTCGCATTATTCGTCGTCAGTGGTGTTCTTTGGATCGCATTCGCTCTCCAGCAGTCGTTTTGTCTCTTCACGACGGAGCATAAACGTCTGTTTCCTGTGCCCATGCTGAAGCAGAAGATGCCGGTATTGCTTTTAATTGCGTGCGCTGGCGGCTCTGCGGCTTGCTACATGTCTACATACTGGATTCCCATCTACTTCCAGTTTTCCAAGGGAGACTCAGCAATCTATACGGCTCTTCGACTGCTGCCATTCATTCTCGCGCTTATCACGATAATGCCCGTGAGTGGACACCTGATAAGCAGATGGGGTTGGTATAAACCTTGGTTCGTGGGAGGAAGTGCTTTGACTCTTATCACAGCTGCACTCATGG CCCACTATATCAATGGCGGCACACCGGTTGGTGCCTTTTATGTCATCGAGCTGTTCTTGGCCTTTGGAATTGGCGCCTATGCACAAAATGCATTTGCCGTCGTTCAGTCAGTTGTGGCCCCCAAAGACGCACCCTATGGGCTCGCCCTCATGCTCGTTG GGCAACTGACGGGAATCACGTTTGGTCTCTCCATCAGTGGTGCCGTATTCATCAACACAGCAACAAGCGGACTTCATGATGCGCTACCACAGATTCCCGTCGAGGAGTTGTCGCATGTCGTTGCTGGAGCTAGCAACCAGGTCTTTGAGTCATTGTCACTCGAGCAACGATCACGCGCCCTCGAGATTATTGTCCAGTCCTGGAATAAGACTTTCATCTGTGTTTACGTCGCTGCTGCAGCCAGTTTAATTTCGTCGGTTTTCTTCAAG AACACCAAAGCCAATGTCAACACCGCCGCTGTGGTTCTATGA